One genomic region from Ralstonia pseudosolanacearum encodes:
- a CDS encoding MdtB/MuxB family multidrug efflux RND transporter permease subunit, with protein sequence MNPSRIFILRPVATTLLMVAILLSGLVAYRMLPLSALPEVDYPTIQVTTLYPGASPDVMTSSITAPLERQFGQMPGLKQMTSASSGGASVITLQFDLSLSLDIAEQEVQAAINAAGNLLPTDLPMPPIYSKVNPADAPILTLAITSKTLPLPKLEDIVDTRVAQKLSQLPGIGLVSISGGQRPAVRIQVNTQALAALGLSIDDIRTAIGNANVNGAKGSFDGPMRASTIDANDQLRSAAEYGTMIVAYKNGAPIRLTDVAQIIDGAENSKLAAWANTTPAIILNVQRQPGANVIDVVNRAKALLPQLKDTLPANIDVAVLTDRTTTIRASVADVQFELLLAVALVVMVIFLFLRNVPATLIPAVAVPLSLVGTFGVMYLAGFSVNNLTLMALTIATGFVVDDAIVMIENIARYIEDGDPPMEAALKGARQIGFTIISLTFSLIAVLIPLLFMGDVVGRLFREFAITLAVSILISAVVSLTLTPMMCARLLRHIPEPEQTRFYHAAGQFFDNVIAQYGRMLQWVLDRQRTTLLVAIGTLVLTGLLYVYVPKGFFPVQDTGVIQGISDATQSISFPAMAERQQKLAEVILKDPAVESLSSFIGVDGTNTTLNSGRMLINLKPKDARDADATEIIQRLQPELAKVGGISLFMQPVQDLTIEDRVSRTQYQFTVEDPDPNNLSKWVPRLVERLQQAAELRDVASDLQDNGLRAYVQIDRDKAAVYGVTTAAVDSALYSAYGQRLVSTIFTQSNQYRVVLEAAPQLQKGPQSLYDLRVASTGGQQVPLGAFATVVEQPGSLVVNHQGQFPSATISFNLARGASLGTAVDAINAAEQEVGLPASMQTSFQGAALAFQSSLSNELWLILAAIITMYIVLGVLYESTIHPVTILSTLPSAGVGALLSLLVSGKDMGIIAIIGIILLIGIVKKNAIMMIDFALEAEREQGMAPRDAIYQACLLRFRPILMTTMAALLGALPLMLGNGVGSELRQPLGITMVGGLLVSQVLTLFTTPVIYLAFDSLGHRLRDWRERRAERRTGADQSGSQP encoded by the coding sequence ATGAATCCCTCCCGAATCTTCATCCTGCGGCCCGTGGCGACGACCCTGCTGATGGTCGCCATCCTGCTGTCGGGCCTGGTGGCGTACCGGATGCTGCCGCTGTCCGCGCTGCCGGAGGTGGACTACCCCACCATCCAGGTGACGACGCTCTACCCGGGCGCCAGCCCCGACGTGATGACCTCGTCGATCACCGCGCCGCTCGAGCGCCAGTTCGGCCAGATGCCGGGCCTCAAGCAGATGACCTCCGCCAGCTCGGGCGGCGCGTCCGTCATCACGCTGCAGTTCGACCTGTCGCTGTCGCTCGACATCGCCGAGCAGGAGGTGCAGGCGGCCATCAACGCGGCCGGCAACCTGCTGCCGACCGACCTGCCGATGCCGCCGATCTACAGCAAGGTCAACCCGGCCGATGCGCCGATCCTGACGCTGGCCATCACCTCCAAGACGCTGCCGCTGCCCAAGCTGGAAGACATCGTCGACACGCGCGTCGCGCAGAAGCTGTCGCAGCTGCCGGGCATCGGTCTGGTGAGCATCAGCGGCGGGCAGCGGCCGGCGGTGCGCATCCAGGTCAACACGCAGGCGCTGGCCGCGCTCGGGCTGTCGATCGACGACATCCGCACCGCCATCGGCAACGCCAACGTCAACGGCGCCAAGGGCAGCTTCGACGGGCCGATGCGCGCCTCCACCATCGACGCCAACGACCAGCTGCGCTCGGCCGCCGAATACGGCACGATGATCGTCGCCTACAAGAACGGCGCGCCGATCCGCCTGACCGACGTGGCGCAGATCATCGACGGCGCCGAGAACAGCAAGCTGGCCGCCTGGGCCAACACCACGCCGGCGATCATCCTCAACGTGCAGCGCCAGCCGGGCGCCAACGTGATCGACGTGGTCAACCGCGCCAAGGCCCTGCTGCCGCAGCTCAAGGACACCCTGCCCGCCAACATCGACGTGGCGGTGCTGACCGACCGCACCACCACCATCCGCGCCTCCGTGGCCGACGTGCAGTTCGAGCTGCTGCTGGCGGTGGCGCTGGTGGTGATGGTGATCTTCCTGTTCCTGCGCAACGTGCCGGCCACCCTCATCCCGGCGGTGGCGGTGCCGCTGTCGCTGGTGGGCACCTTCGGCGTGATGTACCTGGCCGGCTTCTCGGTCAACAACCTCACGCTGATGGCGCTGACCATCGCCACCGGCTTCGTGGTGGACGACGCCATCGTCATGATCGAGAACATCGCCCGCTACATCGAAGACGGCGACCCGCCCATGGAAGCCGCGCTCAAGGGCGCCCGGCAGATCGGCTTCACCATCATCTCGCTGACGTTCTCGCTGATCGCCGTGCTGATCCCGCTGCTGTTCATGGGCGATGTGGTGGGGCGGCTGTTCCGCGAGTTCGCCATCACGCTGGCGGTGTCGATCCTGATTTCGGCGGTGGTCTCGCTCACGCTCACGCCGATGATGTGCGCGCGCCTGCTGCGGCACATTCCCGAGCCCGAGCAGACCCGCTTCTATCACGCCGCCGGCCAGTTCTTCGACAACGTGATCGCGCAATACGGCCGCATGCTGCAATGGGTGCTGGACCGCCAGCGCACCACGCTGCTGGTCGCCATCGGCACGCTGGTGCTGACAGGGTTGCTGTACGTCTATGTGCCCAAGGGCTTCTTCCCGGTGCAGGACACGGGCGTGATCCAGGGCATCTCGGATGCGACGCAGTCGATCTCGTTCCCGGCCATGGCCGAGCGGCAGCAGAAGCTGGCCGAGGTGATCCTCAAGGACCCGGCGGTGGAGAGCCTGTCGTCGTTCATCGGCGTGGACGGCACCAACACCACGCTCAACAGCGGCCGCATGCTGATCAACCTCAAGCCCAAGGACGCGCGCGACGCCGATGCCACCGAGATCATCCAGCGCCTGCAGCCGGAGCTGGCCAAGGTGGGCGGCATCTCGCTGTTCATGCAGCCGGTGCAGGACCTGACCATCGAAGACCGCGTCAGCCGCACGCAGTACCAGTTCACGGTGGAAGACCCCGACCCGAACAACCTGTCCAAGTGGGTGCCCCGGCTGGTGGAGCGCCTGCAGCAGGCCGCTGAGCTGCGCGACGTCGCCAGCGACCTGCAGGACAACGGCCTGCGCGCCTACGTGCAGATCGACCGCGACAAGGCCGCCGTCTACGGCGTCACCACGGCGGCGGTGGACAGTGCGCTGTACAGCGCGTACGGCCAGCGCCTGGTGTCGACCATCTTCACGCAGTCGAACCAGTACCGCGTGGTGCTGGAGGCCGCGCCGCAGTTGCAGAAGGGGCCGCAGTCGCTGTACGACCTGCGCGTGGCGTCCACCGGCGGCCAGCAGGTGCCGCTGGGCGCCTTCGCCACGGTGGTGGAGCAGCCGGGCTCGCTGGTGGTCAACCACCAGGGCCAGTTCCCGTCGGCCACCATCTCGTTCAACCTGGCGCGCGGGGCGTCGCTGGGCACGGCGGTCGACGCGATCAACGCCGCCGAGCAGGAGGTCGGCCTGCCGGCCAGCATGCAGACCAGCTTCCAGGGCGCGGCGCTGGCGTTCCAGTCGTCGCTGTCCAACGAGCTGTGGCTGATCCTGGCCGCCATCATCACCATGTACATCGTGCTGGGCGTGCTGTACGAGAGCACGATCCACCCGGTGACGATCCTGTCGACGCTGCCCTCGGCGGGCGTGGGCGCGCTGCTGTCGCTGCTGGTCTCCGGCAAGGACATGGGCATCATCGCCATCATCGGCATCATCCTGCTGATCGGCATCGTCAAGAAGAACGCGATCATGATGATCGACTTCGCGCTGGAGGCCGAGCGCGAGCAGGGCATGGCCCCCCGCGACGCCATCTACCAGGCGTGCCTGCTGCGCTTCCGGCCGATCCTGATGACGACCATGGCGGCCCTGCTGGGCGCCCTGCCCCTGATGCTGGGCAACGGCGTGGGCTCCGAGCTGCGCCAGCCGCTGGGCATCACCATGGTGGGCGGGCTGCTGGTCAGCCAGGTGCTGACGCTGTTCACCACGCCGGTCATCTACCTGGCCTTCGACAGCCTGGGCCACCGCCTGCGCGACTGGCGCGAGCGTCGCGCCGAGCGCCGCACCGGCGCCGACCAGTCCGGCAGCCAGCCATGA